From Numida meleagris isolate 19003 breed g44 Domestic line chromosome 4, NumMel1.0, whole genome shotgun sequence, the proteins below share one genomic window:
- the LOC110398647 gene encoding 5-hydroxytryptamine receptor 7-like — protein sequence MLLRGSPRRFLEHHLLFVENAEQQYPAWESLQNPFMTEEPSAPAEPDLPSSNLTNATDCGEEILLYGDTEKIVIGAVLSIIILMTIAGNGLVIISVCIVKKLRQPSNYLVVSLAAADLSVAFAVMPFVTITDLVGGEWLFGKVFCNVFIAMDVMCCTASIMTLCIISVDRYLGITRPLTYPVRQNGKLMAKMVFIVWLLSASITLPPLFGWAKNVTVERVCLISQDFGYTVYSTGVAFYIPMAVMLVMYSQIYKAAKVSAEKHRFMNFPKHYEEEGVYCLEASSRGHPSSKRTKAVEECATLSKLLRQDRKNISIFKREQKAARTLGIILGAFTFCWLPFFLMSTARPFICGIHCSCLPLRLERTLLWLGYTNSLINPLIYAFFNRDLRTTFWNLLRCRYRNINRRLSAASMHEALKATERHECIL from the exons ATGCTGCTGAGGGGCAGCCCCCGGCGGTTTCTGGAGCACCATCTTCTCTTTGTGGAGAACGCAGAGCAGCAGTATCCAGCTTGGGAGTCACTCCAGAATCCATTCATGACTGAAGAACCCTCCGCCCCTGCCGAGCCAGACCTGCCTTCCTCCAACCTCACCAACGCGACGGACTGCGGCGAGGAGATCCTGCTCTATGGGGACACCGAGAAGATCGTCATCGGAGCGGTGCTCTCCATCATCATCCTCATGACCATCGCGGGCAACGGTCTGGTCATCATCTCCGTCTGCATTGTCAAGAAGCTCCGGCAGCCTTCCAACTACCTGGTGGTGTCCCTCGCGGCCGCCGACCTGTCGGTGGCTTTCGCTGTCATGCCCTTCGTGACCATCACGGACCTGGTGGGGGGAGAGTGGCTCTTCGGGAAGGTGTTTTGCAACGTGTTCATCGCCATGGATGTCATGTGCTGCACCGCCTCCATCATGACGCTGTGCATCATCAGCGTGGACAG GTATCTGGGGATCACTCGGCCACTGACGTATCCCGTGAGACAAAACGGGAAGCTGATGGCCAAGATGGTCTTCATCGTTTGGCTCCTGTCCGCCTCCATCACACTTCCTCCTCTATTTGGCTGGGCTAAGAACGTCACCGTGGAAAGAGTCTGTCTGATCAGCCAAGACTTTGGGTACACGGTCTACTCCACAGGGGTTGCCTTCTACATCCCCATGGCGGTCATGCTCGTCATGTACAGCCAGATCTACAAAGCTGCCAAGGTGAGCGCTGAGAAGCACCGCTTCATGAACTTCCCCAAGCACTACGAAGAGGAGGGTGTCTACTGCCTGGAGGCCTCCAGCCGTGGTCACCCCAGCTCCAAGCGCACCAAGGCGGTGGAGGAATGTGCCACGCTCTCCAAACTGCTCCGGCAAGACCGGAAGAATATTTCCATCTTCAAACGGGAACAAAAAGCAGCCAGGACCCTTGGTATAATCTTGGGGgcttttacattttgttggCTTCCGTTCTTCCTTATGTCAACAGCTCGGCCTTTTATCTGCGGTATACACTGCAGCTGCCTGCCCCTGCGGCTGGAGAGGACTCTGCTCTGGTTGGGATACACCAACTCCCTCATCAACCCCTTAATTTATGCTTTCTTTAACCGAGACTTGAGGACTACTTTCTGGAACCTCCTGAGGTGCAGGTACAGGAACATCAACAGGAGACTCTCCGCCGCCAGCATGCACGAGGCCCTGAAAGCCACAGAGAGACACGAGTGCATCCTGTAG